In the Salinirubrum litoreum genome, one interval contains:
- a CDS encoding glycoside hydrolase family 15 protein, which translates to MRLRTALNEYKRDRGGRFPEEARTAAGSFSAHGDRLVYVDPGGSIRDYSSALSGLYGVDRSRFGIETDTETLWFDDLDPVRQHYYRETNVVETEYDAGQFTVHQYDLTLGRAHVTHVELRGAIPPDAHLTAFLTMAPEGRESRVGRLIHEHAGPDGSAAVEVFHRKEHDYVTASTGLDDVRGQIPERFDEMLSDHSFEFPREAVLERYEDTHLSGDIVVSAPLEEAGRAARTTLVTQVSDHDELSREQALEDLRNCATAHRSADDLREAGKARADVMVPENAPRSTLVRADLRVLDLLRAPTGAHIAGPEFDPFYAHSGGYGYTWFRDDSEVARYLLDSDRLLDLEIDDQLRDSAAFYCDTQQPDGTWPHRAWASDGSLAPGWAHAKVEGSDKPEYQADQTASVTSFLATFLRRRGNGLDHDEGDRIRETIHDAVEALDDTMTDDGLPEACQNAWENMIGQFTHTTATYIHAYAAVARAPVGEDLRDHAEVQAKRVFDALDDLWDGDRGVYALRLDAGDGHLDSRLDSSTLALVDAVQEYAAVHEVDEEALDRLSEHVSETLDGLFRNPRGTPVAGMIRFEDDYWRSEEQDEEKIWSVSTAWGASAAAKLGVLLDGFGREEEGEAFLGRAGDLYELLDADGPLATDAGYLAEQVFDDGTPDSAAPLGWSHAIRLHTTAFLREHDALPSAKPAPSGPSERPRWTTGEKYGVGTVADHWSDDPSRVWYTLTEGALTEARFPRIDLMNIRTLDFLIVDADEDATYTARTHNETRRDDAQDTIERTAEIVEDDALLFRHTIAEQGDGRGHEWTLTVEYATDPNHDALLADFQFEAHDDNEYELFTVADVALTNTGDQDRGIRLGQPGSYHLVARDAGAFDKGTGEPLLVDEDGEEYSVAVALASEERFDWATVGVGGSDYLKELFSDGELPNSQERVDNENVVLVGRLGAASSAESTLALGFAENADTAAALGEAAGALTRGFETVRSAYHDSWVDFLSDKDLPQSVRRSEALANQYRTSLMSLRAVEDKTFLGAGIASPSVPWGEAVTAEEAKGYGYNFVWSRDLYQVFTVFEMVDDLETAIHALSYIYEYQQDEHGFIPQNTYLNGRTRWGGEQMDNISFPAVMAYHIAEHGYEFTDLPYDYVNVKRSADYVARNGPPTAQERWEEEAGYSPSSIAAEIAGLACAGKLAVDEGELADGLIWLALADNWTRNVEAWTATETGTEQHTNTPYYVRVTRDGDPEAGHLRTLANNGPTLDERDIIDGGFLELTRLGIKPADDQTILNTVTEVDETIRVDTPHGPAFYRYNGDGYGERERGDEGAPWSVESKGKGRLWPIFTGERGEYELLAGTESGPLAPQNMLETMEGFANSGRMLAEQVWDRDHTTDYNWEFGEGTGAATPLAWSMAQYVRLAHGIDNGSPVETPAVVADRYLHSDRGEGPGLRVNTRFEGDHLVVSGETTGAVVAVRTPSETQLLDVEDGEYETRVKIEYGENQITVAAAASEDLLAAGTTVERFTL; encoded by the coding sequence ATGCGACTTCGCACCGCGCTGAACGAGTACAAGCGGGACCGGGGCGGACGCTTCCCCGAAGAGGCACGTACCGCTGCTGGCTCGTTCTCTGCGCACGGGGACCGTCTCGTCTACGTCGATCCGGGCGGGTCGATCCGCGACTACTCGTCTGCGCTCTCTGGGCTGTACGGCGTCGATCGATCCCGGTTCGGGATCGAGACCGACACTGAGACGCTGTGGTTCGACGACCTCGATCCGGTTCGACAGCACTACTACCGGGAGACGAACGTCGTCGAGACGGAGTACGACGCGGGCCAGTTCACGGTCCACCAGTACGACCTGACGCTCGGCCGGGCACACGTCACACACGTCGAACTGCGCGGGGCCATCCCGCCGGACGCACACCTCACGGCGTTCTTGACGATGGCACCCGAGGGACGGGAGTCCCGCGTCGGCCGACTCATCCACGAACACGCCGGGCCGGACGGCTCGGCCGCCGTGGAAGTGTTCCACCGGAAGGAACACGACTACGTCACCGCCTCCACCGGCTTGGACGACGTGCGGGGACAGATCCCCGAGCGGTTCGACGAGATGCTGTCGGACCACTCCTTCGAGTTCCCGCGCGAGGCCGTGCTCGAACGCTACGAGGACACCCACCTGAGCGGCGACATCGTCGTCTCGGCACCCCTCGAAGAGGCGGGCCGCGCGGCACGAACGACGCTCGTGACGCAGGTCTCCGACCACGACGAACTCTCGCGCGAACAGGCGCTCGAAGACCTGCGCAACTGCGCGACGGCCCACCGTTCGGCCGACGACCTCCGCGAGGCCGGGAAGGCCCGTGCCGACGTGATGGTGCCGGAGAACGCGCCGCGGTCGACGCTCGTGCGGGCCGATCTCCGGGTTCTCGACCTTCTGCGAGCGCCGACCGGTGCCCACATCGCCGGGCCGGAGTTCGACCCCTTCTACGCCCACTCGGGCGGCTACGGCTACACGTGGTTCCGGGACGACTCCGAGGTGGCGCGCTACCTGCTCGACTCGGATCGCCTGCTCGATCTGGAGATCGACGACCAACTGCGCGACAGCGCCGCGTTCTACTGTGACACCCAACAACCGGACGGGACGTGGCCCCACCGCGCGTGGGCCTCCGACGGGTCGCTCGCGCCGGGGTGGGCACACGCCAAGGTCGAGGGCTCCGACAAACCGGAGTACCAGGCCGACCAGACCGCGAGCGTCACGTCGTTCCTCGCCACGTTCCTCCGTCGCCGTGGCAACGGGCTGGATCACGACGAGGGCGACCGCATCCGCGAGACGATCCACGACGCGGTCGAGGCGCTCGACGACACGATGACCGACGACGGCCTGCCGGAGGCCTGTCAGAACGCGTGGGAGAACATGATCGGCCAGTTCACCCACACGACCGCGACCTACATCCACGCCTACGCCGCAGTCGCTCGCGCCCCGGTCGGGGAGGACCTCCGCGACCACGCCGAGGTGCAGGCGAAGCGCGTCTTCGACGCGCTGGACGACCTGTGGGACGGCGACCGCGGCGTCTACGCGCTCCGACTCGACGCGGGCGACGGCCACCTCGACAGCCGCCTCGACTCCAGCACGCTCGCGCTGGTGGACGCGGTCCAGGAGTACGCCGCCGTCCACGAGGTCGACGAGGAGGCGCTCGACCGCCTCAGCGAACACGTCTCCGAGACGCTCGACGGCCTGTTCCGCAACCCGCGCGGGACGCCGGTCGCGGGCATGATCCGGTTCGAGGACGACTACTGGCGCAGCGAGGAACAGGACGAGGAGAAGATCTGGTCCGTCTCGACCGCGTGGGGCGCGAGTGCGGCCGCGAAACTCGGCGTCCTGCTCGACGGCTTCGGCCGCGAGGAGGAGGGCGAGGCGTTCCTCGGCCGGGCCGGCGACCTCTACGAACTGCTCGACGCCGACGGGCCGCTGGCGACCGACGCCGGCTACCTCGCCGAACAGGTGTTCGACGACGGGACGCCCGACAGCGCCGCACCGCTCGGCTGGTCACACGCGATCCGCCTCCACACGACGGCGTTCCTCCGGGAGCACGACGCGCTCCCCTCGGCAAAGCCCGCCCCCTCGGGTCCGAGCGAGCGCCCCCGGTGGACGACCGGCGAGAAGTACGGCGTCGGCACCGTCGCGGACCACTGGAGCGACGACCCCTCGCGCGTCTGGTACACCCTGACCGAGGGTGCCCTGACCGAGGCCCGCTTCCCGCGGATCGACCTGATGAACATCCGGACGCTCGACTTCCTGATCGTCGACGCCGACGAGGACGCGACCTACACCGCCCGGACGCACAACGAGACACGCCGGGACGACGCACAGGACACCATCGAGCGCACCGCCGAGATCGTCGAAGACGACGCCCTGCTGTTCCGGCACACCATCGCCGAACAGGGTGACGGCCGGGGCCACGAGTGGACCCTGACCGTCGAGTACGCGACCGACCCGAACCACGACGCCCTGCTGGCCGACTTCCAGTTCGAGGCCCACGACGACAACGAGTACGAACTGTTCACCGTGGCCGACGTGGCGCTGACGAACACCGGCGACCAGGACCGGGGTATCCGCCTCGGCCAACCGGGAAGCTACCACCTCGTCGCCCGCGACGCGGGTGCCTTCGACAAGGGGACCGGCGAACCACTGCTCGTGGACGAGGACGGCGAGGAGTACAGTGTCGCGGTCGCGCTCGCCTCCGAGGAGCGGTTCGACTGGGCGACGGTCGGCGTCGGCGGCTCCGACTACCTCAAGGAACTGTTCTCCGACGGGGAACTACCGAACTCCCAGGAGCGCGTCGACAACGAGAACGTCGTCCTCGTCGGACGACTCGGCGCGGCCTCCAGCGCGGAATCGACGCTCGCGCTCGGCTTCGCAGAGAACGCCGACACCGCCGCCGCACTCGGTGAGGCCGCCGGGGCGCTCACCCGTGGCTTCGAGACGGTCCGGTCGGCGTACCACGACTCGTGGGTCGACTTCCTCTCGGACAAAGACCTCCCGCAGTCCGTGCGGCGGAGCGAGGCGCTGGCGAACCAGTACCGGACCTCGCTGATGAGTCTCCGCGCCGTCGAGGACAAGACGTTCCTCGGGGCCGGTATCGCCTCACCCTCCGTCCCGTGGGGCGAAGCCGTCACCGCCGAGGAGGCGAAGGGGTACGGCTACAACTTCGTCTGGTCGCGCGACCTCTATCAGGTGTTCACCGTCTTCGAGATGGTGGACGACCTCGAGACCGCGATCCACGCGCTGTCGTACATCTACGAGTACCAGCAGGACGAGCACGGCTTCATCCCGCAGAACACGTACCTCAACGGCCGGACCCGCTGGGGCGGCGAGCAGATGGACAACATCTCGTTCCCGGCCGTGATGGCGTACCACATCGCGGAACACGGCTACGAGTTCACAGACCTGCCGTACGACTACGTCAACGTCAAGCGATCTGCCGACTACGTGGCCCGGAACGGCCCGCCGACCGCACAGGAACGCTGGGAGGAGGAGGCCGGCTACTCGCCGTCGTCCATCGCGGCGGAGATCGCCGGCCTCGCGTGCGCCGGCAAACTCGCCGTCGACGAGGGCGAACTCGCCGACGGCCTCATCTGGCTGGCACTCGCGGACAACTGGACGCGCAACGTCGAGGCGTGGACCGCCACCGAGACCGGCACCGAACAGCACACGAACACGCCGTACTACGTCCGGGTCACCCGCGACGGCGACCCCGAGGCGGGCCACCTCCGGACACTGGCGAACAACGGCCCGACGCTCGACGAGCGTGACATCATCGACGGCGGCTTCCTCGAACTGACGCGGCTGGGGATCAAGCCGGCCGACGATCAGACGATCCTGAACACCGTCACAGAGGTAGACGAGACGATCCGTGTGGACACGCCGCACGGGCCGGCGTTCTACCGGTACAACGGCGACGGGTACGGGGAGCGCGAACGCGGCGACGAGGGCGCGCCGTGGTCCGTCGAGAGCAAGGGCAAGGGTCGCCTGTGGCCCATCTTCACCGGCGAGCGCGGCGAGTACGAACTGCTCGCCGGCACCGAGAGCGGGCCGCTCGCGCCCCAGAACATGCTGGAGACGATGGAGGGCTTCGCCAACTCCGGTCGGATGCTCGCAGAGCAGGTGTGGGACCGCGATCACACGACCGACTACAACTGGGAGTTCGGCGAGGGGACCGGCGCGGCGACGCCCCTCGCGTGGTCGATGGCCCAGTACGTCCGCCTCGCACACGGTATCGACAACGGGTCGCCGGTCGAGACGCCGGCGGTCGTCGCGGATCGGTACCTGCACAGCGACCGTGGCGAAGGGCCGGGCCTGCGCGTGAACACCCGGTTCGAGGGCGACCACCTCGTCGTCTCCGGCGAGACGACCGGCGCGGTCGTCGCGGTCCGGACGCCGTCGGAGACGCAACTCCTCGACGTCGAGGACGGCGAGTACGAGACGCGCGTGAAGATCGAGTACGGCGAGAACCAGATCACGGTCGCGGCCGCCGCCTCGGAGGATCTGCTGGCGGCCGGCACGACCGTCGAGCGGTTCACGCTGTAG
- the malA gene encoding alpha-amylase MalA, whose product MHHPGPPQFAAVGETIELAPRDPDPDASYHWHVKSAPVASKASLGDENVEFFTPDAAGTYEIELDAPDGTHVLTVRVFRGEMSPIGAGGGVSGYSGMSGVSGMSGMSGASGMSGGVSGSGSGALGSRESSGEGRPRISLSGSVEGDEVVVRAHPTHSGDYPDEDLDVEFLLDDRDDVDRAQVTVAERAVHIPLSAFDDRVRVHGVALADTYSVADAVSVERDEAGEVSVVRLNDPPEWSKSVTLYEIYVRGYASDDDEADNTFEALSKRLDYLSEHGVDCIWLTPVLQNDHAPHGYNIVDFFSIAEDLGTEEDFAAFVEAAHDHDINVLFDLVLNHSARDHPFFQSAYKNPDSEYYDWYEWQENGEPGTYFDWEYIANFDFRNLKVRRHLLDAVDKWAEYVDGFRCDMAWAVSRPFWTEIRERLKEKDSEFLLLDETIPYIADFHELAFDIHFDTTLYFTLRQVGRGNEPAERILDAIEQRAEVGFPDHAAFMLYIENHDETRYIQECGRPEAFAAGASLFTLPGVPMLYGGQEIGQRGRRDPLAWDHADDELGEFYQDLEAARNDIDALGFDGDFGRVDYEADTDRAVAFAREADDEQFVVVLNFGAEPAAVDFDLSVDTTDAITGDSVAGDGTDVRVETVAVLRAEA is encoded by the coding sequence ATGCATCATCCCGGACCACCGCAGTTCGCGGCCGTGGGCGAGACCATCGAACTCGCCCCGCGCGATCCGGACCCAGACGCATCGTATCACTGGCACGTCAAGAGTGCGCCGGTCGCAAGCAAGGCGAGTCTCGGCGACGAGAACGTGGAGTTCTTCACGCCCGACGCCGCCGGCACCTACGAGATCGAACTCGACGCTCCCGACGGGACGCACGTCCTGACGGTCCGCGTCTTCCGTGGCGAGATGAGTCCCATCGGCGCTGGCGGCGGCGTCTCGGGCTACTCCGGGATGTCCGGTGTCTCCGGGATGTCGGGGATGTCGGGGGCGTCGGGGATGTCCGGCGGCGTCTCCGGGTCCGGGTCGGGCGCGCTCGGGTCGCGTGAGAGTTCCGGCGAGGGCCGCCCGCGCATCTCGCTGTCCGGCAGCGTGGAGGGCGACGAGGTCGTCGTCCGGGCACACCCGACCCACTCGGGCGACTACCCCGACGAGGACCTCGACGTGGAGTTCCTGCTCGACGACCGCGACGATGTGGACCGCGCGCAGGTGACGGTCGCAGAGCGCGCCGTCCACATCCCGCTGTCCGCCTTCGACGACCGCGTGCGCGTCCACGGAGTCGCACTGGCCGACACCTACAGCGTCGCCGACGCCGTGAGCGTCGAACGCGACGAGGCAGGCGAGGTGTCCGTCGTCCGGCTAAACGACCCGCCGGAGTGGTCGAAGTCGGTCACGCTGTACGAGATCTACGTCCGGGGCTACGCGAGCGACGACGACGAGGCCGACAACACCTTCGAGGCGCTCTCGAAGCGACTCGACTACCTCTCGGAGCACGGCGTGGACTGCATCTGGCTGACGCCGGTCCTCCAGAACGACCACGCCCCGCACGGCTACAACATCGTCGACTTCTTCTCCATCGCCGAGGACCTCGGCACCGAGGAGGACTTCGCGGCGTTCGTCGAGGCCGCACACGACCACGACATCAACGTCCTGTTCGACCTCGTGTTGAACCACTCGGCGCGGGACCACCCGTTCTTCCAGTCGGCCTACAAGAACCCCGACTCGGAGTACTACGACTGGTACGAGTGGCAGGAGAACGGCGAACCGGGCACCTACTTCGACTGGGAGTACATCGCCAACTTCGACTTCCGGAACCTGAAGGTGCGCCGCCACCTGCTGGACGCGGTCGACAAGTGGGCCGAGTACGTCGACGGCTTCCGGTGTGACATGGCGTGGGCCGTCTCCCGGCCGTTCTGGACCGAGATCCGGGAACGCCTGAAGGAGAAGGACTCCGAGTTCCTGTTGCTGGACGAGACGATTCCGTACATCGCGGACTTCCACGAACTCGCCTTCGACATCCACTTCGACACGACGCTGTACTTCACGCTCCGGCAGGTCGGCCGGGGCAACGAACCGGCAGAGCGCATCCTCGACGCCATCGAACAGCGTGCGGAGGTCGGCTTCCCGGACCACGCCGCGTTCATGCTGTACATCGAGAACCACGACGAGACGCGCTACATCCAGGAGTGCGGTCGCCCCGAGGCGTTCGCGGCCGGTGCCTCGCTGTTCACCCTGCCGGGCGTCCCGATGCTGTACGGCGGGCAGGAGATCGGTCAACGCGGCCGGCGTGACCCGCTGGCGTGGGACCACGCGGACGACGAACTCGGCGAGTTCTACCAGGACCTCGAGGCCGCGCGCAACGACATCGACGCACTCGGCTTCGACGGCGACTTCGGTCGCGTCGACTACGAGGCCGACACCGACCGGGCGGTCGCGTTCGCCCGCGAGGCCGACGACGAGCAGTTCGTCGTCGTCCTCAACTTCGGTGCCGAACCCGCCGCCGTGGACTTCGATCTCTCGGTCGACACCACCGACGCGATCACCGGCGACTCGGTGGCCGGCGACGGGACTGACGTGCGCGTCGAGACCGTGGCGGTCCTGCGAGCCGAGGCATGA
- the gghA gene encoding glucosylglycerol hydrolase, producing the protein MSSEYDRPELLADATEDLLAWHREVSESHDSDFEAAKELSTRLGAHYVDGRAEVGFWTPELLDAGVDADDVYLEVLTATESVDLADDDQTVEFRRERVPLRRQGEYHWGVYEGLKAGTTDELGSLYQLAYRHEGEWHTVPDPLSYSVPFGVFAPAEFYDMERLDEERDDRWYFEELGTDAEPVSTTEDDGLPRVDPAVSMLEVHPGTATEDGSLAGLARHYEGIGEKQEAGEELTPAERNFVGYDGMQVMPVEPITENPDHHDFWSVVDAGEVDADTGDGETATDAETVAVEVGRPDMINWGYDIVVCGFSAPNPAILETGRPDELVEFIAACHNLPRPIKVVFDIALGHADNGALELLNDYYFTGPGMYGQDLDYQHPTVRAILLEMQRRKMDFGADGIRVDGAQDFTYWDPEKEKNIHDDDYLAEMDAVTQEVGGTEYRPWMIYEDGRPWPREDWELASTYRALIEQHPHSFQWSPITFAHNTPALLTFWASKWWRVFEVADFGGQWLTGVANHDTIRRGTQIDATVEFNQSPVNPYLGDDLPETLDAAYNNAASSMLFHCFMPGVPMDFTHANMRAPWGFVRDTDPEWNVKVVSDESNFIDWQLRPEWFAEDEHFERLKAMGFTDRDDLRTFIRALSAAVEATNYDLETMAAMLSALESPLGDDLTADDLEAFGYAWMRDVADFANLSHYHEMQDDTRTAFDLQVREFRFDRPWLRADLGEDDYFTYRHPSNGTIIYLGVRSSPDGDEELLFAANMEGVPVEVSPEVLAEEIPDLETAGWEPELVAPAAEKIGDGAFEIANAEAVVWSR; encoded by the coding sequence ATGAGTTCGGAGTACGACAGGCCCGAACTCCTCGCCGACGCGACCGAGGACCTCCTCGCGTGGCACCGCGAGGTGAGCGAGTCACACGACTCGGACTTCGAGGCCGCGAAAGAGCTCTCGACGCGACTCGGCGCACACTACGTGGACGGCCGCGCGGAGGTCGGCTTCTGGACGCCGGAACTGCTCGATGCGGGCGTCGACGCAGACGACGTCTACCTCGAAGTGCTGACCGCGACCGAGTCTGTGGACCTCGCGGACGACGACCAGACCGTCGAGTTCCGGCGGGAGCGCGTCCCGCTGCGCCGCCAGGGCGAGTACCACTGGGGCGTCTACGAGGGGCTGAAAGCCGGCACCACCGACGAGTTGGGGTCGCTCTACCAGCTCGCCTACCGACACGAGGGCGAGTGGCACACCGTGCCCGATCCGCTGTCGTACTCCGTCCCCTTCGGCGTCTTCGCGCCGGCGGAGTTCTACGACATGGAGCGACTGGACGAGGAACGTGACGACCGGTGGTACTTCGAGGAGTTGGGGACCGACGCGGAACCCGTCTCCACGACCGAGGACGACGGCCTGCCGCGCGTCGACCCGGCCGTGAGTATGCTCGAAGTGCATCCCGGCACCGCGACCGAGGACGGCTCGCTGGCCGGACTGGCGCGCCACTACGAGGGGATCGGCGAGAAACAGGAGGCCGGCGAGGAACTGACGCCGGCGGAGCGCAACTTCGTCGGCTACGACGGGATGCAGGTGATGCCCGTCGAACCGATCACGGAGAACCCCGACCACCACGACTTCTGGTCGGTGGTGGACGCCGGAGAGGTCGATGCGGACACTGGAGACGGCGAGACGGCGACGGACGCCGAGACCGTCGCGGTCGAGGTCGGCCGCCCGGACATGATCAACTGGGGCTACGACATCGTCGTCTGTGGCTTCTCCGCGCCGAACCCCGCGATTCTGGAGACGGGTCGGCCGGACGAACTGGTGGAGTTCATCGCGGCGTGTCACAACCTCCCGCGGCCGATCAAGGTCGTCTTCGACATCGCGCTGGGCCACGCCGACAACGGCGCGCTCGAACTGCTGAACGACTACTACTTCACCGGCCCGGGGATGTACGGGCAGGACCTCGACTATCAGCACCCGACGGTGCGGGCCATCCTGCTGGAGATGCAGCGCCGGAAGATGGACTTCGGCGCGGACGGCATCCGTGTCGACGGCGCGCAGGACTTCACGTACTGGGACCCAGAGAAGGAGAAGAACATCCACGACGACGACTACCTCGCGGAGATGGACGCCGTCACGCAGGAGGTCGGCGGCACCGAGTACCGCCCGTGGATGATCTACGAGGACGGCCGACCGTGGCCCCGCGAGGACTGGGAACTCGCCTCCACCTACCGGGCACTGATCGAACAGCACCCGCACTCCTTCCAGTGGTCGCCGATCACCTTCGCGCACAACACGCCCGCCCTGCTGACGTTCTGGGCGTCGAAGTGGTGGCGCGTCTTCGAGGTGGCCGACTTCGGCGGCCAGTGGCTCACGGGCGTCGCCAACCACGACACGATCCGGCGGGGGACGCAGATCGACGCGACGGTCGAGTTCAACCAGTCGCCGGTCAACCCGTACCTCGGCGACGACCTGCCGGAGACGCTGGACGCGGCGTACAACAACGCGGCGTCGTCGATGCTGTTCCACTGCTTCATGCCGGGCGTGCCGATGGACTTCACCCACGCCAACATGCGCGCCCCGTGGGGCTTCGTCCGCGACACCGATCCGGAGTGGAACGTCAAGGTCGTCTCCGACGAGTCGAACTTCATCGACTGGCAGTTGCGGCCGGAGTGGTTCGCCGAAGACGAGCACTTCGAGCGCCTGAAGGCGATGGGCTTCACCGACCGCGACGACCTCCGGACGTTTATCCGGGCGCTCTCGGCGGCGGTGGAGGCCACGAACTACGACCTCGAGACGATGGCGGCGATGCTGTCCGCACTGGAGTCGCCGCTGGGTGACGATCTGACGGCGGACGATCTGGAGGCGTTCGGCTACGCCTGGATGCGGGACGTGGCGGACTTCGCCAACCTCTCGCACTACCACGAGATGCAGGACGACACCCGGACCGCCTTCGACCTGCAGGTGCGGGAGTTCCGCTTCGACCGGCCGTGGCTTCGCGCCGATCTGGGCGAGGACGACTACTTCACCTACCGGCATCCCTCGAACGGGACGATCATCTATCTCGGCGTGCGGTCGTCGCCGGACGGTGACGAGGAACTGCTGTTCGCGGCGAACATGGAGGGTGTGCCCGTCGAGGTGTCCCCCGAGGTGTTGGCCGAGGAGATCCCCGACCTGGAGACAGCGGGGTGGGAACCGGAACTGGTGGCACCCGCGGCCGAGAAGATCGGTGACGGCGCGTTCGAGATTGCGAACGCCGAGGCCGTGGTCTGGAGTCGGTAG
- a CDS encoding DUF6713 family protein: MDAVPRLLFLAVVACLLVHELDAIRRREWRFFVASLPVRDETAYRVFTALHAPLLVVVLWSVDAPIAQIGIDSFAVVHGLAHLALRDHPLLDFGSWFSRSWIGGAALLGALHLTLVV; encoded by the coding sequence ATGGACGCAGTACCACGACTCCTGTTTCTCGCGGTCGTCGCGTGTCTCCTCGTCCACGAACTCGACGCGATTCGCCGGCGAGAGTGGCGGTTCTTCGTCGCGTCGCTGCCCGTGCGTGACGAGACCGCGTATCGGGTCTTCACCGCGCTCCACGCGCCACTGCTCGTCGTGGTTCTCTGGTCCGTCGACGCACCGATAGCTCAGATCGGGATCGACTCGTTCGCCGTCGTTCACGGCCTGGCGCACCTCGCACTCAGAGACCACCCACTGTTGGACTTCGGTAGCTGGTTCTCTCGGAGTTGGATCGGCGGCGCCGCACTCCTCGGTGCCCTGCACCTGACGCTCGTGGTGTGA
- a CDS encoding pyridoxal phosphate-dependent aminotransferase → MTDFSQRVESVSISGIREVFEAAGADAINLGLGQPDFPTPEHARQAAVDAIRSGKADAYTGNKGTEGLRQAIAAKHERDQGVAVDPGDVIATAGGSEALHLVMEAHVDPGEEVIFPDPGFVSYDALTRIAGGEPKPVPLRDDLTLDPAVVEEAITDDTAAFVVNSPGNPTGAVSDEEDVRAFARIADEHDVLCVSDEVYEHFVFDGDHHSPMQYAESDNVVVVNACSKTYSMTGWRLGWVTASNPRIERMLRVHQYVQACASAPAQFAAEAALSGPQDVVGEMTDAFERRRDLIVEGLTDIGLDLPTPEGAFYAMPRVPEGFVDECIERGVVIVPGEAFGDHGAGYARLSYATDEDTLREALDIMADAYDAVV, encoded by the coding sequence ATGACCGACTTCTCCCAGCGAGTCGAGAGCGTCTCTATCAGTGGCATCCGCGAGGTGTTCGAGGCGGCCGGCGCGGACGCCATCAACCTCGGACTCGGGCAACCCGACTTCCCGACACCCGAGCACGCTCGACAGGCCGCGGTCGACGCCATCCGGTCCGGGAAGGCCGACGCCTACACGGGCAACAAGGGCACGGAGGGACTCCGGCAGGCCATCGCCGCGAAACACGAACGCGATCAGGGCGTCGCGGTCGACCCCGGCGACGTGATCGCCACCGCCGGCGGGTCGGAGGCGCTCCACCTCGTCATGGAGGCCCACGTCGACCCCGGCGAGGAAGTGATCTTCCCCGACCCCGGCTTCGTCTCCTACGACGCCCTGACCCGCATCGCCGGCGGCGAACCGAAGCCGGTGCCCCTGCGCGACGATCTGACGCTCGACCCCGCAGTCGTCGAGGAGGCGATCACCGACGACACTGCCGCGTTCGTGGTCAACAGCCCCGGCAACCCGACCGGCGCGGTCTCCGACGAGGAGGACGTACGCGCCTTCGCCCGCATCGCCGACGAGCACGACGTGCTGTGTGTCTCCGACGAGGTGTACGAGCACTTCGTCTTCGACGGCGACCACCACTCCCCGATGCAGTATGCCGAGTCCGACAACGTCGTCGTCGTCAACGCCTGCTCGAAGACCTACTCCATGACTGGGTGGCGTCTCGGTTGGGTGACAGCCTCGAACCCCCGGATCGAACGTATGCTCCGGGTCCACCAGTACGTGCAGGCGTGCGCCAGCGCTCCGGCGCAGTTCGCCGCCGAGGCCGCCCTCTCCGGCCCCCAGGACGTGGTCGGCGAGATGACCGACGCCTTCGAGCGCCGGCGCGACCTGATCGTCGAGGGCCTGACCGACATCGGGCTCGACCTGCCGACGCCCGAGGGTGCCTTCTACGCGATGCCGAGGGTCCCGGAGGGCTTCGTCGACGAGTGTATCGAACGCGGCGTCGTGATCGTCCCCGGTGAGGCCTTCGGCGACCACGGCGCGGGGTACGCCCGCCTGTCGTACGCGACCGACGAGGATACGCTGCGCGAGGCGCTGGACATCATGGCCGACGCCTACGACGCGGTGGTCTGA
- a CDS encoding RidA family protein, translated as MRKTVLAPGFADSRAEGVPHVVIADGVVTHHADHDRVLLSGAGAPGETVAEQVTELFLMLDALLSDIDGSIDDVVTTRYHVLAEQLDRETQADVDAVRAEFFEYPHYPASTMVGVADLLGDEMLVEVEIEAVIPRETRADADDAADAESDEETADATEIRDRREPLTTVLTREGESLTVEDARAREGLDDRIEIEFETVEESDDQ; from the coding sequence GTGCGGAAGACGGTACTCGCGCCGGGCTTCGCGGACTCCCGCGCCGAGGGCGTGCCGCACGTCGTCATCGCCGACGGCGTGGTCACCCACCACGCGGACCACGACCGGGTGCTCCTCTCGGGTGCCGGCGCGCCGGGCGAGACGGTCGCCGAACAGGTGACGGAGCTGTTTCTCATGCTCGATGCCCTGCTCTCGGACATCGACGGCTCCATCGACGACGTGGTGACGACGCGGTACCACGTCCTCGCGGAGCAACTCGACCGGGAGACGCAGGCCGACGTGGACGCGGTACGGGCCGAGTTCTTCGAGTACCCACACTACCCGGCCAGCACGATGGTCGGCGTCGCGGACCTGCTGGGCGACGAGATGCTGGTCGAAGTGGAGATCGAAGCCGTGATCCCCCGCGAGACGCGGGCGGACGCAGACGACGCGGCAGACGCGGAGAGCGACGAGGAGACGGCGGACGCGACCGAGATCCGCGACCGCCGGGAGCCACTGACGACCGTCCTGACCCGCGAGGGCGAGTCGCTGACGGTCGAAGACGCCAGGGCACGCGAGGGGCTGGACGACCGGATCGAGATCGAGTTCGAGACCGTCGAGGAGTCGGACGACCAGTAG